In Rubrivirga marina, the following are encoded in one genomic region:
- a CDS encoding Kelch repeat-containing protein: protein MRVPPALAQDGAGGASWTLLAPALEPRVEAPGVVVEGKLYVFAGFTDAALQITGTVEAYDPATDTWAPRAPMPQPVTHVGAAAVGGDVWFVGGFEGDNPGSAVRAVQVYDTATDRWRTGPALPVARASGTLAAVGRTLHHIGGLLPDRQTDVGDHYVLDLDRPEAGWTSAAPLPIPRNHLSSAVIGGQIYAIGGQQGHDESRRFRSELHVYDPATDTWARRADLPVRRSHFEPGTTVWDGRILIVGGVGRGAENNQAMDQITAYDPQSDTWTELDPLPVRLLGPVAQVIGGQLVVTHGGLGRTENPQDVARSRPLMSVRTDSLIGEAGWATVEQDGSSEWHLVSFARPYADPVVVMGPASSNGAEPITVRVRNVTAAGFEFQLDEWDYLDGQHGTETVSWLAVERGVHRVGEGRLLEAGLVTASGAPESFGFGADFASAPVLFSQVSTAAGAGAVVTRQRDVSAGSFQLRLQGEESTDHQGVETVAYVAVEAGAVAGVLEAGRTPAPIDHSYAAVSLEDGFASAPALLASMQTLNESDPATLRYRALTGAGFEVRVEEEQSADPETDHTGEVVGFLALAPGGLRGTTLAGGGTTNPTATSPAPSGAGVPRLEAASPNPFRSATAIRYALPVAADVRLEVFDALGQRVALLVSERIEAGRHEARFDGAGFASGVYFFRFQAGPFSETRRVALLR, encoded by the coding sequence GCGACGGACACCTGGGCCCCTCGGGCCCCCATGCCCCAGCCCGTGACCCACGTCGGGGCAGCGGCGGTCGGCGGCGACGTCTGGTTCGTGGGCGGGTTCGAGGGCGACAACCCCGGCAGCGCCGTCCGCGCCGTCCAGGTCTACGACACCGCGACGGACAGGTGGCGTACGGGCCCCGCCCTGCCGGTCGCCCGCGCGTCGGGGACGCTGGCCGCCGTCGGCCGGACCCTCCACCACATCGGGGGCCTCCTCCCCGACCGGCAGACCGACGTGGGCGACCACTACGTCCTCGACCTCGACCGACCGGAGGCCGGGTGGACGAGTGCGGCGCCGCTCCCGATCCCGCGGAACCACCTCAGCAGCGCCGTCATCGGCGGCCAGATCTACGCCATCGGGGGGCAGCAGGGCCACGACGAGAGCCGCCGGTTCCGGTCCGAGCTCCACGTCTACGACCCGGCGACCGACACGTGGGCGCGCCGAGCCGACCTCCCCGTCCGGCGCTCGCACTTCGAGCCGGGGACGACGGTCTGGGACGGTCGGATCCTCATCGTGGGCGGCGTGGGCCGAGGGGCCGAGAACAACCAGGCGATGGACCAGATCACGGCGTACGACCCGCAGAGCGACACGTGGACGGAGCTCGACCCGCTCCCGGTTCGGCTCCTCGGACCCGTCGCCCAGGTGATCGGCGGCCAGCTGGTCGTCACGCATGGGGGGCTCGGGCGGACGGAGAACCCCCAGGACGTGGCCCGGTCGCGTCCCCTGATGTCCGTGCGGACCGATTCGCTCATCGGCGAGGCTGGGTGGGCAACGGTTGAGCAAGACGGCTCGTCCGAGTGGCACCTCGTCTCTTTCGCGCGCCCCTACGCCGACCCGGTCGTCGTGATGGGCCCCGCCTCGTCCAATGGCGCCGAGCCGATTACCGTCCGGGTCCGGAACGTGACGGCGGCCGGGTTCGAGTTCCAACTCGACGAGTGGGACTACCTCGACGGCCAACACGGGACTGAGACCGTCTCGTGGCTCGCCGTCGAGCGGGGCGTGCACCGGGTCGGGGAAGGCCGGCTGCTCGAAGCGGGGCTCGTGACGGCCAGCGGGGCCCCAGAGAGCTTCGGCTTCGGTGCCGACTTCGCCTCGGCGCCTGTCCTCTTCAGCCAGGTCTCGACGGCGGCCGGCGCGGGGGCCGTCGTGACGCGCCAGCGCGACGTCTCGGCCGGGTCGTTCCAGCTCCGGCTCCAGGGAGAGGAGTCGACGGATCACCAGGGCGTGGAGACGGTGGCGTACGTGGCGGTCGAGGCCGGGGCCGTCGCGGGCGTGCTCGAGGCGGGACGCACCCCTGCCCCCATCGATCACTCGTACGCCGCGGTCAGCCTGGAGGACGGTTTCGCATCGGCCCCGGCGCTCTTGGCCTCGATGCAGACCCTGAATGAGAGCGACCCCGCGACGCTGCGCTACCGGGCCCTTACGGGGGCCGGGTTCGAGGTCCGCGTCGAGGAGGAGCAGTCGGCGGACCCGGAGACGGACCACACGGGCGAGGTCGTCGGCTTCCTCGCCCTCGCCCCCGGCGGCCTCCGCGGCACGACGCTGGCCGGCGGGGGCACGACGAATCCCACGGCCACCTCGCCCGCTCCCTCGGGCGCGGGAGTGCCCCGACTGGAGGCGGCCTCGCCAAACCCGTTCCGTTCGGCCACGGCCATTCGCTACGCGTTGCCGGTGGCCGCCGACGTCCGCCTCGAGGTCTTCGACGCGCTGGGGCAGCGCGTGGCGCTGCTGGTCAGCGAGCGCATAGAGGCTGGCCGCCACGAGGCCCGCTTCGATGGGGCCGGCTTCGCCAGCGGCGTCTACTTCTTCCGGTTCCAAGCGGGCCCGTTCTCGGAGACCCGGCGAGTGGCGCTGCTCCGGTAG
- a CDS encoding TonB-dependent receptor, whose product MTSVTIRRLAMALLALVAAPAFSQGVTTAAMNGTVTDEAGLGLPGATVLAVHEPSGTQYGISTRADGQFDLRNLRVGGPYTVTVSFVGYTTVQQTGITLELSENEQVDVQLTPADATIGEAVVTAEGNAIISSSNIGTGTNVSEEEIERLPTITRSLTDFTRLTPQFSQVGSGSEAGTSVGGTSSRYNNIQVDGAALNDAFGLESSGTPGGSSGTQPISLDAVSEFRVAIAPYDVSQGGFTGGNINVITRSGTNTFTGSVYGLGRNQDLVGTGVDGDAFNDFTDVTYGGRLGGPILRDKLFFFGSVEIGDTNEPIVANFNDAAAAQEIQTILETQYGRETGTIGTFDAGTQSAKVFGRLDYNINPSNNLTARFNYVQGKKDDGISRSSNFYTLEDRLYTRQNTNTSSVVELRSILGQNAANLLRASLQTNRQPSVLEFPAFPSIEIRGLGSDGRATVVAGPDQFRGANRIDADVFELVNDFNYFVGDHVVTVGTQNTFSSFENLFIRNFYGYYRFSNLEDFRNGRASLYERNYSAIAGEDRPLADFSYANFSLYAQDEWTGIENLKLTGGLRVDMAHFFDQPSPAYDASSGASFESLFGFDNTEVPNGNPVFQPRFGFNYSVPGERSTQIRGGTGLFNGSNPAVWISNSFSNDGTLLGGVSVRNADQIAAAGGFRTDPANQYTAADFGFAEGSAEINFTDPDFKSPTVWRSNIAVDQELPGGLVATGEFLYTDVVNGVQWQSLNRQPFVLDPNTVDGRTGVTRARVSGDYQDVIVLTNTDQGYAYNLTGQLQKPIGTGAAPQFGGSLSYTFGQVKDINSVTSSQARSNVRDLTVGLDVNDPPLTTSNFEVAHRVLATASYGVEYGGRFATTFSLIYDGQAGRPYSFVYSSGDDVNGDGFDRADLVYVPASRDEVVIDDAEWTALDAFIEGNEALREQRGQIFERNSTRAPWLHFLDARVAQSIQTLTGQDVEITLDIQNVLDLLGTDLGQVETVGDRFELLEFGGYDAQGRQIISFETPTTIAEVSDFASRWRMQLGLRYNF is encoded by the coding sequence ATGACCAGCGTCACGATCCGCCGCCTCGCGATGGCCCTGCTGGCCCTCGTTGCGGCCCCTGCCTTCTCGCAGGGCGTCACGACGGCCGCCATGAACGGGACCGTCACGGACGAGGCTGGCCTCGGCCTCCCCGGCGCGACCGTCCTCGCCGTTCACGAGCCGTCCGGCACGCAGTACGGCATCTCCACGCGCGCCGACGGTCAGTTCGACCTCCGCAACCTCCGCGTCGGTGGCCCCTACACCGTCACCGTCTCGTTCGTCGGCTACACCACCGTCCAGCAGACGGGCATCACGCTCGAGCTGAGCGAGAACGAGCAGGTCGACGTCCAGCTCACGCCGGCCGACGCGACGATCGGCGAGGCCGTCGTCACGGCGGAGGGCAACGCGATCATCTCGTCGTCGAACATCGGCACGGGCACGAACGTCTCCGAGGAGGAGATCGAGCGGCTCCCGACGATCACCCGGAGCCTCACGGACTTCACGCGCCTGACCCCGCAGTTCTCGCAGGTCGGCAGCGGCAGCGAGGCCGGCACGTCCGTCGGCGGCACGTCGAGCCGGTACAACAACATCCAGGTCGACGGGGCCGCGCTCAACGACGCGTTCGGGCTGGAGAGCTCGGGCACCCCGGGCGGCTCGTCCGGCACGCAGCCGATCTCGCTCGACGCCGTCTCCGAGTTCCGGGTGGCCATCGCGCCGTACGACGTGAGCCAGGGCGGCTTCACGGGCGGCAACATCAACGTCATCACGCGCTCGGGCACGAACACGTTCACGGGCTCGGTCTACGGCCTCGGCCGGAACCAGGACCTCGTCGGGACGGGCGTCGACGGCGACGCGTTCAACGACTTCACCGACGTGACCTACGGCGGGCGGCTCGGCGGGCCGATTCTCCGCGACAAGCTGTTCTTCTTCGGCAGCGTCGAGATCGGTGACACGAACGAGCCCATCGTCGCCAACTTCAACGACGCTGCCGCCGCTCAGGAGATCCAGACCATCCTCGAGACGCAGTACGGCCGCGAGACCGGCACGATCGGGACGTTCGACGCCGGGACCCAGTCGGCGAAGGTGTTCGGGCGGCTCGATTACAACATCAACCCGTCGAACAACCTGACGGCCCGGTTCAACTACGTCCAGGGTAAGAAGGACGATGGGATCTCCCGGAGCTCGAACTTCTACACGCTCGAGGACCGCCTCTACACGCGCCAGAACACGAACACCTCCTCGGTGGTCGAGCTCCGGAGCATCCTCGGCCAGAACGCGGCCAACCTCCTCCGGGCGAGCCTCCAGACGAACCGCCAGCCGTCGGTCCTCGAGTTCCCGGCCTTCCCGTCGATCGAGATCCGCGGCCTCGGCAGCGACGGCCGCGCGACGGTCGTCGCCGGCCCCGACCAGTTCCGCGGCGCCAACCGGATCGACGCCGACGTGTTCGAGCTCGTCAACGACTTCAACTACTTCGTGGGCGACCACGTCGTGACCGTCGGGACCCAGAACACGTTCTCGAGCTTCGAGAACCTGTTCATCCGCAACTTCTACGGGTACTACCGCTTCTCCAACCTCGAGGACTTCCGCAACGGGCGGGCCTCGCTCTACGAGCGGAACTACTCGGCGATCGCCGGTGAGGACCGCCCCCTCGCGGACTTCTCGTACGCCAACTTCAGCCTCTACGCCCAGGACGAGTGGACGGGCATCGAGAACCTGAAGCTGACGGGCGGCCTCCGCGTCGACATGGCCCACTTCTTCGACCAGCCGTCGCCGGCCTACGACGCCAGCAGCGGGGCGTCGTTCGAGAGTCTCTTCGGGTTCGACAACACGGAGGTGCCCAACGGCAACCCGGTCTTCCAGCCGCGCTTCGGGTTCAACTACTCGGTCCCGGGCGAGCGCTCGACGCAGATTCGCGGCGGCACGGGCCTCTTCAACGGCTCGAACCCGGCCGTCTGGATCTCGAACTCGTTCTCGAACGACGGCACCCTCCTCGGTGGCGTCTCCGTCCGGAACGCGGACCAGATCGCGGCGGCCGGCGGGTTCCGGACGGACCCGGCCAACCAGTACACCGCCGCCGACTTCGGCTTCGCCGAGGGCTCGGCCGAGATCAACTTCACCGACCCCGACTTCAAGTCGCCGACGGTGTGGCGCTCGAACATCGCCGTGGACCAGGAGCTGCCGGGCGGCCTCGTCGCAACGGGCGAGTTCCTCTACACCGACGTCGTCAACGGCGTCCAGTGGCAGAGCCTCAACCGGCAGCCGTTCGTCCTCGACCCCAACACGGTCGACGGCCGGACCGGCGTCACGCGGGCCCGGGTGTCGGGCGACTACCAGGACGTGATCGTGCTGACGAACACGGACCAGGGCTACGCCTACAACCTGACGGGCCAGCTCCAGAAGCCGATCGGCACGGGCGCGGCGCCCCAGTTCGGCGGCAGCCTGAGCTACACGTTCGGCCAGGTCAAGGACATCAACTCGGTGACCTCCAGCCAGGCCCGCTCCAACGTCCGCGACCTCACGGTCGGGCTCGACGTGAACGACCCGCCGCTGACGACCTCGAACTTCGAGGTGGCCCACCGCGTGCTCGCGACGGCGTCCTACGGCGTCGAGTACGGCGGTCGGTTCGCGACTACGTTCTCGCTGATCTACGACGGGCAGGCCGGCCGGCCGTACTCGTTCGTGTACTCGAGCGGCGACGACGTCAACGGCGACGGCTTCGACCGGGCCGACCTCGTCTACGTCCCGGCGAGCCGGGATGAGGTGGTGATCGACGACGCCGAGTGGACGGCCCTCGACGCCTTCATCGAGGGCAACGAGGCGCTGCGCGAGCAGCGCGGCCAGATCTTCGAGCGGAACTCGACGCGGGCCCCGTGGCTCCACTTCCTCGATGCCCGCGTCGCCCAGAGCATCCAGACGCTGACGGGCCAGGACGTCGAGATCACGCTCGACATCCAGAACGTGCTCGACCTGCTCGGGACGGACCTCGGCCAGGTGGAGACAGTCGGCGACCGGTTCGAACTCCTCGAGTTCGGTGGCTACGACGCCCAGGGCCGGCAGATCATCTCGTTCGAGACGCCGACGACGATCGCCGAGGTCAGCGACTTCGCGTCGCGCTGGCGGATGCAGCTCGGCCTCCGCTACAACTTCTAG
- a CDS encoding T9SS type A sorting domain-containing protein, with product MRSTATLLTLGAVLAFAAPAAAQCTGTEGTDFQRVTIDEITAVPQENIDALNAAGESLDIATAQELLENDLVGETVEVTAVVMTNPLLSGVRSLNSEGIPNSVQIFVRDVAAAEEGPEGMGLLVNDEQTGGTIRQFFVGDEVVLCGEVAPFTNSGGYALQIDLESATATGNAYAADDPLLQPITITPADIHDTYGTGTDAQSQLDWSVFSDYVNQYVRFEGLEIIGAQGLGSDRIDLLYSAPGEDAAINQYDISVCFRNDRGEDYFPGGDAPSCIDTPFNPPTAGVVNLQGFLVFQGDDPFDFSVPDEAVFNIVPFEDEDFEIAVAPPIVTLEDTGLATTDGATVRATVVPATAETTVASVTASYTTSSGGSGEITLENVEGDVYEGTITGLAAGDFVTYSVTASDSDGATTPAGEPVTRLVVDGPISSIFQVQATPDGGPGGSGVITSEPVAFDLDAVVQSVLDDGGAYLTIQDDASLSPFSGVFVELDADSDLAVGDQITITEARVVEDFNVTTLVDVTYERTGSGNPYDYKEVTTALFNGPDGDATAEQHEGMLLAFSDVTIVATNADDPAGPFGEFLISSDGTTDNALRVDDLSSEISYEGGDPGTIYMTGNRLTYIRGPLYYSFGNYKLTPDTGDDIGELIVAREGDLETSSVRIAGTYPNPAAGQARVAFELTTAADVSLRVFDTMGREVAVVTEGARAAGAHTVTADLGGLASGVYVLRLDASGEVATARIAVVR from the coding sequence ATGCGCAGTACCGCTACGCTTCTCACCCTCGGCGCCGTCCTGGCGTTCGCCGCACCCGCGGCGGCCCAGTGCACCGGCACGGAGGGCACCGACTTCCAGCGCGTCACGATCGACGAGATCACGGCCGTGCCGCAGGAGAACATCGACGCCCTCAACGCCGCCGGCGAGAGCCTCGACATCGCCACCGCCCAGGAGCTCCTCGAGAATGACCTCGTCGGCGAGACCGTCGAGGTCACGGCCGTCGTCATGACGAACCCGCTCCTCTCCGGCGTCCGGAGCCTCAACTCGGAGGGCATCCCGAACTCGGTCCAGATCTTCGTCCGCGACGTGGCTGCGGCGGAGGAGGGCCCCGAGGGCATGGGCCTCCTCGTCAACGACGAGCAGACCGGCGGCACCATCCGCCAGTTCTTCGTGGGCGACGAGGTCGTCCTCTGCGGTGAGGTCGCGCCGTTCACCAACAGCGGCGGCTACGCGCTCCAGATCGACCTCGAGTCGGCGACCGCGACCGGGAACGCCTACGCCGCGGACGACCCGCTCCTCCAGCCGATCACGATCACCCCGGCCGACATCCACGACACGTACGGCACCGGGACCGACGCCCAGTCGCAGCTCGACTGGTCCGTCTTCTCGGACTACGTGAACCAGTACGTCCGGTTCGAGGGCCTCGAGATCATCGGCGCCCAGGGCCTCGGCAGCGACCGCATCGACCTCCTCTACTCGGCCCCGGGTGAGGACGCGGCGATCAACCAGTACGACATCTCGGTCTGCTTCCGGAACGACCGTGGCGAGGACTACTTCCCGGGCGGCGACGCGCCGAGCTGCATCGACACCCCGTTCAATCCGCCGACGGCCGGCGTCGTCAACCTCCAGGGCTTCCTCGTCTTCCAGGGCGACGACCCCTTCGACTTCTCGGTCCCGGACGAGGCCGTCTTCAACATCGTCCCGTTCGAGGACGAGGACTTCGAGATCGCCGTCGCCCCGCCGATCGTGACGCTCGAGGACACGGGCCTCGCCACGACGGACGGCGCCACGGTCCGCGCGACCGTCGTGCCGGCCACGGCGGAGACCACGGTCGCCTCGGTCACCGCGTCGTACACGACGTCGAGCGGCGGCTCGGGCGAGATCACGCTCGAGAACGTCGAGGGCGACGTGTATGAGGGGACGATCACGGGCCTCGCGGCCGGCGACTTCGTGACCTACTCGGTCACGGCGTCGGACAGCGACGGCGCGACCACGCCCGCCGGCGAGCCCGTCACGCGCCTCGTGGTCGACGGCCCGATCTCGTCGATCTTCCAGGTCCAGGCCACGCCCGACGGCGGCCCCGGCGGCAGCGGCGTCATCACCTCTGAGCCGGTCGCGTTCGACCTCGACGCGGTGGTCCAGAGCGTCCTCGACGACGGCGGCGCCTACCTCACGATTCAGGACGACGCCTCGCTCAGCCCGTTCTCGGGCGTCTTCGTCGAGCTCGACGCGGACAGCGACCTGGCCGTTGGCGACCAGATCACGATCACCGAGGCCCGCGTGGTGGAGGACTTCAACGTCACGACGCTCGTGGACGTGACCTACGAGCGGACCGGCTCGGGCAACCCGTACGACTACAAGGAGGTCACGACGGCCCTCTTCAACGGCCCCGACGGCGACGCGACGGCCGAGCAGCACGAGGGCATGCTCCTCGCGTTCTCGGACGTCACGATCGTGGCGACCAACGCCGACGACCCGGCCGGCCCGTTCGGCGAGTTCCTCATCTCGTCCGACGGCACGACCGACAACGCGCTCCGCGTCGACGACCTCTCGTCGGAGATCTCGTACGAGGGCGGGGACCCGGGCACGATCTACATGACTGGAAACCGGCTCACCTACATCCGCGGCCCGCTGTACTACTCGTTCGGCAACTACAAGCTGACGCCGGACACGGGCGACGACATCGGCGAGCTCATCGTCGCGCGTGAGGGCGACCTCGAGACGTCGAGCGTCCGGATCGCGGGCACGTACCCGAACCCGGCCGCCGGCCAGGCCCGTGTGGCCTTCGAGCTGACGACGGCCGCCGACGTGTCGCTCCGCGTGTTCGACACGATGGGCCGCGAGGTCGCCGTCGTAACCGAGGGCGCCCGCGCCGCCGGCGCGCACACCGTGACCGCCGACCTCGGCGGGCTCGCCTCGGGCGTCTACGTCCTCCGCCTCGACGCGTCGGGCGAGGTCGCCACGGCCCGCATCGCCGTCGTCCGCTAA
- a CDS encoding TonB-dependent receptor — protein sequence MPSLPPRPAPSASAPRRALWLVLVALVALGARPASAQGSIAGTVVDPATDFPVIGASVLVIGTTRGAASDVNGEFTIEGLSGGDYTVRVSYVGYQTKEFTGIAVANGETTRLDIELEEAVLGAENEVIVVGDAPLIDVERAESAYTISQDQIESRPVRDVQDVISNQAGVTQDPTGLYIRGGRATETGYVVDGVSAKDPLAGTGFGLDLGSNALGEVEVVTTGADASVGDATSGVVQIRTREGTDTFEARAAVQRDNFGFNEDWESSFNEDNVELSLAGPIVPGKVRFFTSGQGTFSDGFERYLSTPDSTFYSVPDQVSSSIASDFWAPRRGNRWNGLGKLVYLPRAGMKLVGSYQRSLAVNQNTRMLQVTGNDAVVAPGFQYAFALQPDLANTYTQDANLAYLLWTHAVGQRSIYEVQVSRLFTRLRADANGRDWRPENVDSELDPFSIPGFPGDIFGNPTSVPADTALFVLPGPGFVNNGGVATDWHDHFAEQLTARAEFTRFTANESYELTAGAEFTLNDYQWIDIARPWVGAPIQLPDGTFTQSNRLGQSSDIWRVKPRRSAFYTTHRFRYNGLIASLGGRFEAWAAGQYVDDLVADSAFTIPTAIREGYESDTTPLLGLRWKARLLPKLNVSFPIRDNQVLFFSYGHSMRLPHPTYLYTNLDPFYQDRSFFSDLGNPNLDPEIDIAYELGVRNQITANDALNVTAFWRDKFDFITVASVTIADPTGRETNRALRVNGDFARVRGIEVSYTKRVGAWFLGQFSGSYSRATGLSSTNNDALQDLITDGNADNTFETPLAWDRPLDLKASVTLSHDEAEPWLGIPGLNRVKLFVQSTFRSGQRYTPVEFVGNEVNPFTGERDWRPVYETVDDPALRFSETGKPWWWFDLRAERRFGIGGSDLIATLEIENLFNQKNSVIVNPVTGEAYPEIEPGTDPTTLRGNPEYDVPTYLRDPRFEDPSTSGLPPFNPARFLTPRHVVLGVSYKF from the coding sequence ATGCCCTCGCTCCCGCCTCGCCCGGCCCCCTCCGCCTCGGCCCCGAGGCGGGCGCTGTGGCTCGTCCTCGTCGCCCTCGTGGCGCTCGGCGCCCGCCCCGCATCCGCGCAGGGCTCGATCGCCGGCACCGTCGTCGACCCCGCCACCGACTTCCCGGTCATCGGCGCGAGCGTGCTCGTGATCGGCACGACGCGCGGCGCGGCGAGCGACGTGAACGGCGAGTTCACGATCGAGGGCCTCAGCGGCGGCGACTACACGGTCCGCGTGAGCTACGTCGGCTACCAGACGAAGGAGTTCACCGGCATCGCCGTGGCGAACGGCGAGACGACGCGGCTCGACATCGAGCTCGAGGAGGCCGTTCTCGGCGCCGAGAACGAGGTGATCGTCGTCGGCGACGCCCCGCTCATCGACGTCGAGCGGGCCGAGAGCGCCTACACGATCTCGCAGGACCAGATCGAGTCGCGGCCGGTCCGCGACGTGCAGGACGTGATCTCGAACCAGGCTGGCGTCACGCAGGACCCGACGGGCCTCTACATCCGCGGCGGCCGCGCGACGGAGACCGGCTACGTCGTCGACGGCGTAAGCGCGAAGGACCCGCTCGCCGGGACCGGCTTCGGGCTCGACCTCGGCTCGAACGCGCTCGGCGAGGTCGAGGTCGTCACGACCGGCGCCGACGCGTCCGTCGGCGACGCGACCTCGGGCGTGGTCCAGATCCGGACGCGCGAGGGGACCGACACGTTCGAGGCCCGGGCTGCCGTCCAGCGCGACAACTTCGGGTTCAACGAGGACTGGGAGAGCTCCTTCAACGAGGACAACGTCGAGCTCTCGCTCGCCGGCCCCATCGTCCCGGGCAAGGTCCGGTTCTTTACGTCGGGGCAGGGCACGTTCTCGGACGGCTTCGAGCGCTACCTCTCGACGCCCGACTCGACGTTCTACTCGGTCCCCGACCAGGTGTCGAGCTCGATCGCGTCCGACTTCTGGGCGCCGCGCCGGGGCAACCGCTGGAACGGGCTCGGCAAGCTGGTCTACCTCCCGCGGGCCGGGATGAAGCTCGTCGGCAGCTACCAGCGGTCGCTGGCGGTGAACCAGAACACGCGGATGCTCCAGGTCACGGGCAACGACGCCGTCGTCGCGCCGGGCTTCCAGTACGCCTTCGCGCTCCAGCCCGACCTCGCCAACACCTACACGCAGGACGCGAACCTCGCCTACCTCCTGTGGACGCACGCCGTCGGCCAGCGGTCGATCTACGAGGTCCAGGTCTCGCGCCTCTTCACGCGCCTCCGCGCCGACGCCAACGGCCGCGACTGGCGGCCCGAGAACGTCGACTCCGAGCTGGACCCGTTCTCGATCCCGGGCTTCCCGGGCGACATCTTCGGCAACCCGACGAGCGTCCCGGCCGACACGGCGCTCTTCGTGCTCCCGGGGCCGGGCTTCGTCAACAACGGCGGCGTCGCGACCGACTGGCACGACCACTTCGCCGAGCAGCTCACGGCCCGCGCCGAGTTCACCCGGTTCACCGCCAACGAGTCGTACGAGCTCACGGCCGGCGCGGAGTTCACGCTCAACGACTACCAGTGGATCGACATCGCCCGGCCGTGGGTCGGCGCGCCGATCCAGCTGCCCGACGGGACGTTCACGCAGTCGAACCGGCTCGGGCAGTCGTCCGACATCTGGCGCGTCAAGCCGCGGCGGAGCGCCTTTTACACGACGCACCGGTTCCGCTACAACGGGCTGATCGCCTCCCTCGGTGGCCGGTTCGAGGCGTGGGCCGCCGGCCAGTACGTCGACGACCTCGTGGCCGACTCGGCGTTCACGATCCCGACGGCGATCCGCGAGGGCTACGAGTCCGACACGACGCCGCTCCTCGGGCTCCGCTGGAAGGCCCGGCTCCTGCCGAAGCTCAACGTGAGCTTCCCGATCCGCGACAACCAGGTCCTGTTCTTCTCCTACGGGCACTCGATGCGGCTCCCGCACCCGACGTACCTGTACACGAACCTCGACCCGTTCTACCAGGACCGCTCGTTCTTCTCGGACCTCGGCAACCCGAACCTCGACCCCGAGATCGACATCGCCTACGAGCTCGGCGTCCGGAACCAGATCACGGCCAACGACGCGCTCAACGTCACGGCGTTCTGGCGCGACAAGTTCGACTTCATCACGGTCGCCTCCGTCACGATCGCCGACCCGACGGGCCGGGAGACGAACCGCGCGCTCCGCGTCAACGGCGACTTCGCCCGCGTCCGCGGCATCGAGGTGAGCTACACCAAGCGGGTCGGTGCGTGGTTCTTGGGCCAGTTCTCGGGGAGCTACTCCCGCGCGACCGGCCTCTCGTCGACCAACAACGACGCGCTCCAGGACCTCATCACGGACGGCAACGCGGACAACACGTTCGAGACGCCGCTCGCCTGGGACCGCCCGCTCGACCTCAAGGCGTCGGTCACGCTCTCGCACGACGAGGCCGAGCCGTGGCTCGGGATCCCCGGCCTCAACCGCGTCAAGCTGTTCGTCCAGAGCACGTTCCGGAGCGGCCAGCGGTACACGCCGGTCGAGTTCGTGGGCAACGAGGTCAACCCGTTCACGGGCGAGCGCGACTGGCGGCCGGTCTACGAGACCGTCGACGACCCCGCGCTCCGCTTTTCCGAGACCGGCAAGCCGTGGTGGTGGTTCGACCTCCGCGCCGAGCGCCGGTTCGGCATCGGCGGGAGCGACCTCATCGCGACGCTCGAGATCGAGAACCTGTTCAACCAGAAGAACAGCGTGATCGTCAACCCGGTGACGGGCGAGGCCTACCCCGAGATCGAGCCCGGCACGGACCCGACGACGCTCCGCGGCAACCCGGAGTACGACGTGCCGACGTACCTCCGCGACCCGCGCTTCGAGGACCCCTCGACGAGCGGCCTCCCGCCGTTCAACCCGGCCCGCTTCCTGACCCCCCGACACGTCGTGCTCGGGGTGAGCTACAAGTTTTGA